The following are encoded together in the Candidatus Neomarinimicrobiota bacterium genome:
- a CDS encoding sodium-dependent transporter encodes MTREREQWGSRVGFILAAAGSTVGLGNIWRFPYVAGQNGGAAFTLVYLACLLVVALPILLAEFAIGRKTQLNPVGAFRTLAKRPAWKWVGFLGVSAAFVILAFYAVVGGWTMNYTWLAIKGTFNEFVPGSDLAGQMFDSFTTSPIRPVVWHLIFMGLCILIIAKGVKGGIERWSKILMPLLLAILLILVIRGITLKGSMEGIRFLFQPKWGDLGTSGVMQALGQSFFTMSLGMGAMITYGSYLRRDSDLVKSAFWVIILDTSIALLAGVAIFSAVFAFGQNPAGGDGLVFMVLPTLFPQIPGGRVFAVFFFFLLFVAALTSAISILEVVTAYFIDEKKWSRPVATYTFGGIIALVGVFASLSKGEFNILNPITQQSFFSFLEDFSAGYMLPIGGLLTAIFILVQWKVPNFIEELRTGSTWFKVPKYLAMAFFIIAGSVVAYILFDAVLELFTS; translated from the coding sequence ATGACCAGGGAGCGTGAACAATGGGGCAGCCGGGTAGGTTTTATTCTGGCCGCGGCGGGATCGACTGTCGGCCTGGGAAATATCTGGCGCTTTCCCTACGTTGCCGGGCAGAATGGCGGTGCTGCCTTTACGCTGGTTTACCTGGCTTGCCTATTAGTGGTGGCACTGCCGATATTGCTGGCGGAGTTCGCCATCGGCCGCAAGACGCAGCTTAATCCGGTGGGCGCCTTCCGGACTTTGGCGAAGCGCCCGGCCTGGAAATGGGTCGGCTTCCTGGGAGTGTCCGCCGCCTTTGTCATCCTCGCCTTTTACGCCGTAGTAGGCGGGTGGACGATGAATTATACCTGGCTGGCAATAAAAGGCACTTTCAACGAGTTCGTACCTGGAAGCGATCTGGCCGGCCAGATGTTCGATAGTTTTACCACTAGTCCCATCAGACCCGTTGTCTGGCACCTAATCTTCATGGGATTGTGCATCCTGATCATTGCCAAGGGCGTCAAGGGGGGTATCGAGCGCTGGAGCAAGATCCTGATGCCCCTGTTGCTGGCTATTCTGTTGATACTGGTCATCCGGGGAATCACCCTGAAGGGCTCGATGGAGGGTATCCGCTTTCTGTTCCAGCCCAAGTGGGGAGACCTGGGTACCAGCGGGGTAATGCAAGCCCTGGGACAGTCTTTCTTCACCATGAGCCTGGGCATGGGAGCCATGATTACCTACGGCAGCTACCTGCGACGCGATTCCGACCTGGTGAAGTCCGCTTTTTGGGTCATTATTCTGGATACCTCCATCGCACTGTTGGCGGGGGTGGCTATCTTCAGTGCGGTCTTCGCCTTCGGTCAGAATCCGGCCGGGGGGGATGGCCTGGTCTTCATGGTGCTGCCTACTCTCTTTCCCCAGATCCCGGGCGGACGGGTCTTCGCCGTCTTCTTTTTCTTTCTCCTCTTCGTGGCGGCCCTGACCTCGGCTATTTCCATCCTCGAAGTCGTTACCGCCTATTTCATCGATGAGAAAAAATGGAGCCGCCCGGTGGCAACCTATACCTTCGGCGGAATCATTGCCCTAGTAGGCGTCTTTGCCTCTCTTTCGAAGGGTGAATTCAACATCCTCAACCCCATCACTCAGCAGAGTTTCTTTAGTTTCCTGGAAGATTTTTCAGCAGGTTATATGCTTCCCATTGGTGGTCTCTTGACCGCTATCTTTATCCTGGTTCAGTGGAAGGTGCCGAACTTCATTGAAGAACTCAGAACCGGCAGCACCTGGTTTAAAGTGCCCAAGTATCTGGCTATGGCTTTCTTCATCATTGCCGGCAGTGTGGTGGCCTATATCCTCTTTGATGCGGTTCTGGAACTATTTACCTCATGA
- the purF gene encoding amidophosphoribosyltransferase, producing MCGIIGIYGNPEAATLAYLGLYAQQHRGQEGAGIVSYDGERVHRHMGQGLVADVFADPVSLKELPGTMAIGHTRYSTTGGLDVINVGPLLFNVEDEPVSIAHNGNLVNMTGTRRRLQKEGAIFQTATDTEIIVHLMARASDERMFDRLATALEQVEGAYSLLILAPEGLIAARDPFGWRPFTLGRLGETWVAASETCALDLLGAEELRDVEPGEILAINNDGLQSVYHPPKRTPKHCIFEYIYFSRPDSRIFGTNVDKLRRKLGKTLAEEAPAPTADIVISVPDSSNTATLGYSSRSGIKHEIGLIRNHYVGRSFIRPEQELRDLTVKLKFNTVKGVLADREVVIVDDSIVRGTTMRNLVRLLRQAGVKKVHVRVSSPPIRHHCQFGLDFPTEEELIANQRTKDQIEAYLGVDSLTYISLKGMLDSMDLPPDHFCTACFSGDYPITLSEGFDKDIFEINKRTPSDR from the coding sequence ATGTGCGGTATTATCGGTATTTACGGCAATCCTGAAGCCGCCACCCTGGCCTACCTGGGCTTGTATGCCCAGCAGCACCGCGGCCAGGAAGGAGCGGGCATCGTTTCCTATGATGGTGAGCGGGTGCACCGTCACATGGGACAGGGTCTGGTCGCCGACGTTTTCGCCGATCCGGTCAGCTTAAAAGAGCTGCCGGGCACGATGGCCATCGGACATACGCGCTATTCAACCACTGGTGGTCTGGATGTCATAAATGTGGGACCCCTGCTTTTCAATGTGGAGGATGAGCCTGTTTCCATTGCCCACAATGGGAATCTGGTAAATATGACGGGCACACGTCGGCGGCTCCAGAAGGAGGGGGCCATTTTCCAGACCGCTACCGATACTGAAATTATTGTCCACCTCATGGCCCGGGCTTCCGACGAGCGGATGTTTGATCGGCTGGCGACGGCCCTGGAGCAGGTGGAGGGCGCCTATTCCCTGCTCATCCTGGCTCCGGAAGGGCTGATTGCGGCCCGGGATCCCTTCGGCTGGCGGCCGTTCACCCTGGGGAGGCTGGGGGAGACCTGGGTAGCGGCTTCCGAAACGTGTGCCCTGGACCTGCTGGGAGCCGAGGAGTTGCGCGACGTTGAGCCGGGGGAAATCCTGGCCATTAACAATGATGGACTCCAATCCGTTTATCACCCGCCCAAGCGCACCCCCAAGCACTGCATATTCGAATACATCTACTTCTCCCGACCTGATTCCCGGATTTTTGGCACCAACGTGGACAAATTACGCCGCAAGCTGGGCAAGACCCTGGCGGAGGAGGCCCCGGCGCCAACGGCCGATATCGTTATCTCGGTGCCCGACTCCAGCAATACCGCCACCCTGGGTTACTCCTCACGCAGCGGTATCAAACACGAAATCGGTCTAATCCGTAACCACTACGTTGGCCGGAGCTTCATTCGACCCGAGCAGGAGCTGCGGGATCTCACCGTGAAACTGAAGTTCAATACGGTAAAAGGCGTTCTGGCGGATCGGGAAGTGGTTATTGTTGATGACAGCATTGTCCGGGGCACGACCATGCGCAACCTGGTGCGCCTTCTGCGCCAGGCGGGAGTTAAAAAAGTCCATGTGCGGGTCAGCTCGCCGCCTATCCGCCATCACTGTCAATTCGGCCTGGATTTCCCCACGGAAGAGGAACTAATTGCCAATCAGCGCACAAAGGACCAGATCGAGGCCTATCTGGGGGTGGATAGCTTGACTTACATCTCGCTGAAAGGAATGTTGGACAGCATGGATTTGCCGCCCGACCACTTCTGCACCGCTTGCTTCTCCGGTGATTATCCTATCACGCTGTCGGAAGGGTTCGACAAGGACATTTTCGAGATTAATAAACGGACGCCCAGCGATCGTTAA
- a CDS encoding DNA polymerase III subunit alpha codes for MFCHLNVHSHYSPLRGTAPVEALVERARSLGMTHLALTEVNGLWGFVRFTQLARQASLQPICGAHVLLRMHPCGMGGDHHTLPAQDVLLLVENRAGYANLCRLLSRVHDEPASDVAALLAAFGEGLFVLCPDPALLKRLAGILPADHLYGELRPGRDSTPLLAAGTELGLPPVATGEVCFLMPEDAELYRLLRAIDRNERLSDLPEWEVKSPQHYFADEAELRRRYPHCPEAVERAYELARRCHTDWDFSGTIFPGVGSGTDADTRLRQLVYTGAAQRYPAPLSPEVVARIEKELDLIGRKGFASYFLVVADIVRGDPYGTGKTRLTIGRGSGAASIVSYCLFITQVDPLHHNLTFERFLHEERTDLPDIDVDFAWDERDEVLEYVFQKYGYQRAAMVANHVTLQPRAAVREVGKVYGLTNEEILAVTRRITLVFAEAGHANLFGRDIYPLQLDGVGLPAPKTAPTPALNLDDTLRHILDLALRLVGVFHYPSVHPGGVIVVPDEIRRYVPVLTAPKGVPIVQWEKDQVEDAGLVKIDLLGNRSLAVVRDTLRHINLYRRPQDHFSYHHIRPVGDPKTTALIQQGRTMGVFYIESPATRQLLAKAGRADFEHVVIYSSIIRPAANRYINLLIQRIHGAPWQLLHPDLDFLNESYGIMVYEEQVFLAAVALAGFSYGEADTLRKIGTKRSLRPRIPALKERFISQAIKRGYDKEMIRHVWDMIESFQGYSFCKPHSASYAMLSFTCAYLKAHYPAEFLAAVISNRGGYYSPYAYMSEARRLGVTILPPHINRSQRAWKGHNGKIRVGFMEIRSLQAASIAVVLNERKQGDFASLADFLERTRIPFANCRALIRAGCFDELEPERSRPDLLLQLMERHAAATAGAQVASGVLAGIESQLSGPAGKSERQHPPMRPLTERQQFDMEVESFGYPLSQHPLDPFQEALQGRATPARGIPHHVGATITLAGVCLTTKTVKTRQGEAMEFLTFEDQTGLFECVLFPAQYKLFNDLVRWEKLFLIRGKVEEAWGVYTVTIEKLVSLGQSVKKWAQKK; via the coding sequence ATGTTCTGCCACCTGAACGTCCACTCGCACTATTCCCCCCTGCGGGGGACGGCCCCGGTGGAGGCGCTGGTGGAGCGCGCCCGGAGCCTGGGCATGACCCACCTGGCCCTCACGGAGGTCAACGGCCTGTGGGGGTTCGTGCGCTTTACCCAGCTGGCCCGCCAGGCCAGCCTGCAGCCCATTTGCGGCGCCCACGTGCTCCTCCGAATGCATCCCTGCGGGATGGGCGGCGACCACCACACCCTCCCGGCCCAGGACGTGCTACTCCTGGTGGAGAACCGGGCGGGCTACGCCAACCTCTGCCGCCTTCTTTCCCGGGTCCATGACGAGCCCGCGAGCGACGTGGCGGCCCTGCTGGCAGCCTTCGGGGAAGGGCTGTTCGTACTGTGCCCCGATCCGGCCCTGCTGAAACGCCTCGCCGGTATCCTGCCCGCCGACCACCTTTACGGCGAACTGCGGCCCGGTCGGGACAGCACTCCGCTCCTGGCCGCCGGCACTGAACTGGGGCTGCCGCCGGTGGCCACCGGTGAGGTCTGTTTCCTGATGCCAGAGGATGCCGAGCTGTACCGGCTGCTGCGGGCCATCGACCGCAACGAGCGCCTCTCCGACCTGCCTGAGTGGGAGGTCAAGTCACCGCAGCACTACTTCGCCGACGAGGCCGAGCTGCGCCGCCGCTATCCCCATTGTCCGGAGGCAGTAGAGCGGGCCTACGAGCTGGCCCGGCGCTGCCACACCGACTGGGACTTCTCCGGCACCATCTTCCCCGGCGTGGGATCCGGCACTGACGCCGACACGCGCCTGCGGCAGCTGGTCTATACCGGGGCCGCCCAGCGCTACCCCGCTCCTCTATCCCCGGAAGTGGTGGCCCGCATCGAGAAGGAGCTGGACCTGATCGGCCGCAAGGGATTCGCCTCCTACTTCCTGGTGGTGGCTGACATCGTCCGCGGGGATCCCTACGGGACCGGCAAAACGCGCCTCACCATCGGCCGGGGCAGCGGCGCCGCCTCCATCGTCAGCTACTGCCTGTTCATCACCCAGGTGGACCCCCTGCACCACAACCTCACCTTCGAGCGGTTCCTGCACGAGGAGCGCACCGACCTGCCCGACATCGACGTGGATTTCGCCTGGGACGAGCGGGACGAGGTGCTGGAGTACGTCTTCCAGAAATACGGCTACCAGCGGGCGGCCATGGTGGCCAACCACGTGACCCTGCAGCCCCGGGCCGCCGTGCGCGAGGTCGGCAAGGTCTACGGCCTGACCAACGAGGAGATCCTGGCCGTCACCCGGCGCATCACCCTGGTATTCGCCGAAGCGGGGCATGCCAACCTTTTCGGCCGGGACATCTACCCCCTGCAGCTGGACGGCGTCGGCCTTCCCGCACCGAAAACCGCCCCAACGCCCGCCCTCAACCTGGACGACACTCTGCGGCACATCCTCGACCTGGCCCTGCGCCTGGTGGGTGTCTTCCACTACCCATCGGTGCACCCCGGCGGCGTCATCGTGGTACCGGACGAGATCCGCCGCTACGTACCGGTGCTCACCGCCCCCAAGGGGGTCCCCATCGTCCAGTGGGAGAAGGACCAGGTGGAAGACGCCGGGCTGGTGAAGATCGATCTGCTGGGCAACCGCTCCTTGGCGGTGGTACGGGATACCCTGCGCCACATCAACCTCTACCGCCGACCCCAGGACCACTTCTCCTACCACCACATCCGGCCTGTCGGCGACCCCAAAACCACCGCTCTCATACAGCAGGGACGCACGATGGGGGTCTTCTACATTGAGAGCCCCGCCACCCGCCAGCTGCTCGCCAAGGCCGGCCGGGCCGACTTCGAGCACGTGGTCATCTACTCCTCCATCATCCGCCCCGCAGCCAACCGCTATATCAACCTCCTCATCCAGCGCATCCACGGCGCCCCCTGGCAGCTGCTCCACCCCGACCTGGACTTCCTGAACGAGAGCTACGGGATCATGGTCTACGAGGAGCAGGTCTTTCTGGCGGCCGTAGCGCTGGCTGGCTTCTCCTACGGGGAGGCCGACACCCTGCGCAAGATCGGCACTAAAAGGTCCCTGCGGCCCAGGATTCCAGCCTTAAAGGAAAGGTTTATCTCACAGGCAATTAAGCGCGGTTACGACAAAGAAATGATCCGTCATGTATGGGACATGATTGAAAGCTTCCAGGGGTACTCCTTCTGCAAGCCGCACTCGGCCTCGTACGCCATGCTGTCCTTCACCTGTGCCTACCTGAAAGCTCACTACCCGGCGGAGTTTCTGGCGGCGGTGATCTCCAACCGGGGCGGCTACTACTCGCCGTACGCCTATATGAGCGAGGCCCGGCGCCTGGGGGTTACCATCCTTCCGCCCCACATCAACCGCAGCCAGCGGGCATGGAAAGGGCATAACGGCAAAATCCGGGTGGGTTTCATGGAAATCCGCTCCCTCCAGGCTGCCAGCATTGCGGTCGTGCTTAATGAGCGCAAGCAGGGCGACTTCGCTTCTCTGGCGGATTTTCTGGAGCGTACCAGGATCCCCTTTGCCAACTGCCGGGCACTCATCCGCGCCGGCTGCTTTGACGAGCTGGAACCGGAGCGCTCCCGGCCCGACCTGCTGCTGCAGCTCATGGAGCGGCACGCCGCCGCCACCGCCGGGGCCCAAGTCGCCAGCGGGGTTCTGGCAGGCATCGAAAGTCAGCTGAGCGGCCCAGCAGGCAAAAGCGAGAGACAACACCCCCCTATGCGCCCCCTCACCGAGCGGCAACAGTTCGATATGGAAGTGGAATCCTTCGGTTATCCGCTGTCCCAACACCCGCTGGACCCCTTCCAGGAAGCCCTCCAGGGGCGGGCCACCCCGGCCCGTGGCATCCCCCACCACGTGGGAGCCACCATCACCCTGGCAGGGGTATGCCTTACCACCAAGACGGTGAAAACCCGGCAGGGCGAGGCCATGGAGTTCCTCACCTTCGAGGACCAGACGGGTTTGTTCGAGTGCGTTCTCTTTCCCGCCCAATACAAGCTGTTCAACGACCTGGTGCGCTGGGAGAAGCTGTTCCTTATCCGCGGGAAGGTGGAGGAAGCCTGGGGGGTCTATACAGTCACCATCGAGAAGCTGGTCAGCCTGGGACAATCAGTCAAGAAGTGGGCGCAGAAAAAATAG
- a CDS encoding DUF5683 domain-containing protein has translation MRSPRCPLLVLVLVLVLLQSIGGQTPETQPASSDTLQRVPNPRTALLLGLIPGGGQIYNRAWLKSILVIAAQGYYAYQFQQSRDHYNHYEPSLPHSQNYYLDMRNKYAWRSLLVYLLGMMDAYVDAHLSTFPPDTTQLARLPSNHPIEERP, from the coding sequence GTGAGATCACCTCGCTGCCCGTTATTGGTGCTGGTGCTGGTCCTGGTGCTCCTTCAGTCTATTGGGGGTCAGACCCCCGAAACACAGCCTGCCTCATCAGACACTTTGCAGCGGGTACCGAACCCTCGCACGGCACTGCTGTTAGGACTGATTCCCGGGGGTGGGCAGATTTACAATCGGGCCTGGCTGAAGTCGATCCTGGTGATAGCAGCCCAGGGGTATTATGCCTATCAATTCCAGCAGAGCAGGGATCACTACAACCACTATGAGCCCTCGTTGCCCCATTCCCAGAACTACTATCTCGATATGCGAAACAAATATGCGTGGCGCTCGCTGCTCGTCTACCTCCTGGGTATGATGGACGCCTACGTTGATGCCCACCTGAGTACGTTTCCACCAGATACCACCCAACTAGCCAGGTTGCCTTCAAACCACCCGATTGAGGAGCGTCCATGA
- a CDS encoding diacylglycerol kinase family protein has product MKQILVIANPAASRGGAVKALEKVRRITKEHKDYCSFDFMVTENPEHATELAKAHARDYDLVAAFGGDGTVNEVVQGMVGGTTPLAVIPYGTGNDFARSAGIPLSIDAAMELLCHGTATPIDVGFVNGRYFVNAVGIGFDGRVNYEAEQIQWLRGPLVILVAIFRTMWSWKAVPMTLTVDNQTISRTTYLVGIGNGPFIGGGLKLTPAARVDDHILHVCHVEDISPLKIIANFGRLKTGTIDRIKEVTQLTGANITVVSELPMPVHVDGEVMGLDVYKLDLRILPSAIQIVRNI; this is encoded by the coding sequence ATGAAGCAGATCTTGGTCATTGCCAACCCGGCCGCCTCCCGCGGTGGGGCCGTTAAAGCCCTGGAGAAGGTGCGCCGAATCACTAAGGAGCACAAGGATTACTGCAGCTTTGACTTTATGGTCACGGAGAATCCCGAGCACGCCACCGAGCTGGCCAAGGCTCACGCCCGTGACTATGACCTGGTGGCCGCCTTCGGGGGTGATGGGACTGTCAACGAGGTAGTGCAGGGGATGGTGGGTGGCACCACACCCCTGGCGGTTATCCCCTATGGGACCGGCAATGACTTCGCCCGCAGCGCCGGTATTCCTCTGAGTATCGACGCAGCCATGGAGCTGCTCTGCCATGGAACGGCTACACCCATCGATGTGGGATTTGTAAATGGGCGCTACTTCGTCAACGCCGTAGGCATCGGCTTTGATGGGCGGGTCAACTACGAGGCCGAGCAGATCCAGTGGCTCAGGGGTCCCTTGGTTATCCTAGTGGCCATCTTCCGCACCATGTGGAGCTGGAAAGCCGTTCCGATGACCCTTACCGTCGATAACCAGACCATTTCCCGTACCACTTATCTGGTGGGAATCGGAAACGGGCCGTTTATCGGCGGGGGACTTAAACTGACACCGGCAGCACGCGTCGATGATCATATATTGCATGTCTGTCATGTGGAGGATATTTCGCCCCTCAAGATCATCGCGAATTTTGGCCGTCTAAAGACCGGCACCATCGACAGAATTAAGGAGGTGACCCAGCTGACCGGGGCTAATATCACGGTTGTAAGCGAGCTGCCCATGCCGGTGCATGTTGATGGGGAAGTAATGGGATTGGACGTCTATAAGCTCGATTTACGCATCTTACCGTCGGCCATTCAGATCGTGCGGAATATCTAG